A part of Cervus elaphus chromosome 11, mCerEla1.1, whole genome shotgun sequence genomic DNA contains:
- the LOC122703076 gene encoding LOW QUALITY PROTEIN: annexin A5-like (The sequence of the model RefSeq protein was modified relative to this genomic sequence to represent the inferred CDS: inserted 1 base in 1 codon; deleted 2 bases in 1 codon): protein PGQAAIAQVLRGTVTDFPGFDGRADAETLRKAMKGLGTDEESILTLLTSRSNAQRQEIAVAFKTLFGRDLLDDLKSELTGNFEKLIVALMKPSRLYDAYELKHALKGAGTNEKVLTEIASRTPEELRAIKQVYEEEYGSSLEDDVVGDTSGYYQRMLVVLLQANRDPDAGIDEAQVEQDAQALFQAGELKWGTDEXKFITIFGTRSVSHLRRVFDKYMTISGFQIEETIDRETSGNLEQLLAVVKSIRSIPAYLAETLYYAMKGAGTEDHTLIRVVVSRSEIDLYNIRKEFRKNFAASLYSMIKGDTSGDYRKALLLLYGGEDDRRGPGEPPRAVSAPHPCLPAAQLRAPCTPVLRTLPYSR, encoded by the exons CCTGGACAGGCGGCCATAGCACAGGTTCTCAGAGGCACCGTGACTGACTTCCCTGGATTCGATGGGCGGGCTGATGCAGAAACTCTCCGGAAGGCCATGAAAGGCTTGGGCACGGATGAGGAGAGCATCCTGACTCTGTTGACATCCCGCAGTAATGCTCAGCGCCAGGAGATTGCTGTGGCTTTTAAAACTCTGTTTGGCAGGGACCTTCTGGATGACCTGAAATCAGAACTGActggaaattttgaaaaattaatcgTGGCTCTGATGAAACCCTCTCGGCTTTATGATGCCTATGAA TTGAAGCATGCTCTTAAGGGAGCTGGGACAAATGAAAAAGTCCTGACAGAAATTGCTTCAAGGACCCCTGAAGAATTGAGAGCCATAAAACAAGTTTATGAAGAAGAATATGGCTCGAGCCTGGAAGATGATGTGGTGGGCGATACTTCAGGGTACTACCAGAGGATGTTGGTGGTGCTCCTTCAGGCTAATAGAGACCCTGACGCTGGAATTGATGAAGCACAGGTTGAACAAGATGCTCAGGCTTTGTTCCAGGCTGGAGAACTTAAATGgggaacagatg gaaaatttatTACCATCTTTGGAACACGAAGTGTATCTCATTTGAGAAGAGTGTTTGACAAATACATGACTATATCAGGGTTTCAAATTGAAGAAACCATTGACCGAGAGACTTCTGGCAATTTGGAACAACTTCTTGCTGTTGTGAAATCCATTCGCAGTATACCTGCCTACCTTGCGGAAACCCTCTACTATGCTATGAAGGGAGCTGGAACAGAAGATCATACCCTCATCAGAGTTGTGGTTTCCAGAAGTGAGATTGATCTGTATAACATTAGGAAGGAGTTTAGGAAGAATTTTGCCGCCTCTCTGTATTCCATGATTAAGGGGGACACGTCTGGGGACTATAGGAAAGCCCTCCTGCTGCTCTATGGAGGCGAAGATGACCGACGGGGGCCTGGGGAGCCGCCCCGCGCCGTGTCCGCCCCGCACCCCTGCCTTCCTGCAGCGCAGCTCAGGGCACCCTGCACGCCCGTGCTACGCACACTGCCTTACTCACGCTAG